The genomic window CACTGTCGCTCAGAAGTACTGTTTGGTAAATTTATCTTACACAAGGAGGGGGACTCACAGCTTTCCCAGCAGATTAGTAAGAGGCTCCATAATGGGAACGCTGGGGCTAACTTCTCTATGGAACCTATGATACCTGTCCATGCGGGGACCTACAGATGCTATGGTTCTCACAGTCACTCCCCCTATGAGTGGTCAGCCCCCAGTGACCCCCTAGAGCTCACAGTTACAGGTAAGTGTGGTCCATTCAGTTCCTGGTCTTTGTGTGATGGGTACCTCAGGGGTGATGTGGTTGTTCAGTGCATCATCAGTACAGCGGAGATACAGGAAGACAAAcaaagagacacacacacaaaaaagaaggaactcccccacccaaaaaaaaaaaacaccattgacattgagtcagttcctactcaaaGGAGTTGCATAGGAtcgagtaaaactgtcccataaggttttcaatgctgtaatctttaaggaagcagaccgccacatctttctgccctgGATTggcaggtggttcaaacccctgacctttccattagcagccaagagctaaATCGCTGCCCCACTAGGGCTTCTTCAGAGGGGAAAAAGTGTTTTATGAAACAGAAAACTTGTTATGAGCCAAACAGAAACAACACAGACAATGACAAGGAGGCAGATAGAGAGTGTGAAAGAGGGAGAGATTCAGATGCATAGGCAGAGGGATGGGGTTCATCTCCCCAGTTCAGGCACCATTGACATTTGAGAGAGGTGGTGTCTCACTTTAACACTACTGCCCCCTTCCTCTGCCATGAGAACAAGATGACACACCCTACATCCCCTGCCAGCTAGGCCCCTCCCTGGAAGATCTGCCTAGGGAGTGTGACCCTGGGATTCAGCTCAGCAACATGGTTTAACAGGGGACATGGTCACTTCCAATCTTCTACCACCAGGAGGTCAATTCCAAGTCCTGAAGTTGCAGGGCCATGCTAGCCTTTCACTGTAGTATCAGCCTATAGGGATATCCTGGATTCTACATTCTAGCACTTTTCACTctatgggtgtcttagttatctagtgctgctataacagaaataccacaagtaggtggctttaacaaacagaaatgtattttatcacagttaaaaaacacaaaaacccattgccatcaagtcgattccagaagcagattgccacatctttctgctgctgAGCGGCTAGAGGGTTCAAACATCCTACATGAGCCAATTAGCATCTGAgcgcttacccactgcaccaccagggttcttagaGGTCTGACACAATCAGGAaacctctaggggaaggctccgtctttttctgtctgctctggggaaaggtcttagTCTCTTTCCAGCTTccattcctaggttccttggccATCAGGTGGTGTATACCTTCTCCCATTTGTGCTGGCTTGCTTGTTTAGTCTGCTGTTTTATATTTCACAACAGACTGATTTAAGACGCAcactacactaatactgtctcattaatataaaaaagagaaccaattcccaaataggattataaccaaaggtatagaggttagaatttacaatacaaattttggggaaacacaatttaatccatattaATGGGTTCAGGGAACAATGAGACTCATGGCCTCATGGTTCCAGGTGAGGGAGTTAGGCCACCACCATGTTCTCTGAGGTTTATAATGGTTCTACTTAGTTCCATTATTCAAAAGAACCCCATATCTCATATGGTTTCTAGGGGCAGTAAGCCACAGAGACACAGCCAGGAAGCAATAGAGAATCAAGCATAAAAGGtgcacattcacacacatacacacacacaaacacacagagaatCAGTCAGGATCATAGAGGTAAAAATGAGATGTAGAGAGGACAAGAAGACATGGAGTCTTCACTCCCCAAAATGGGGACAGATAATCTTTTGTTCATGTCCTAATGATAGTGTGAGCAAGGCTGGTGCTCTAAAACTAAGGTCTCTTTTTCTTCCAGGTATGTACAAGAAACCTTCTCTCTTGGCTCAGCCAAGCCATGTGGTGATGTCAGGGGAGAATGTGACCTTGCACTGCCGCTCAGAGAGCTCATTTGACGGGTACCATCTGTCCAAGGATGGGAAGACCCATGAGTCCTGGCTCCCTGGAGTACAAAGTCACGATGGTGCATTCCAGGGTGACTTCCCTCTGGGCCCTGTGAGCCCAGCCCATGGTGGGACCTACAGATGCTATGGTTCCTTCCATCGATCTCCCTATGAGTGGTCATACCCAAGTGATCCTCTGCACCTTTTGGTCACAGGTAAGGAGCCCTATACCTGTACCATGTCTTGTGACTCACACTAAATGATAAAACTCTATCTGACGGGCATCCTGCTGGTAACAGAGTTGATCTTAGGGACTGCGCAGAGTAAGAAATATCAAGAAATACAGAGAGGAAAAGACAGGCTGAGCATGAGAGTGGTGTCAGGGTGTAGAATGACAGGGCATTTctaaagtcttcctccaatgtgGAGACCCAAATTAGGGTTCTAGGCACCCAGATTTATGAAGGAGTCATTTCagaccccaaaacaaaacaaacaaaaaaaaaacctcaacacattgccatcgagttgattctgactcatcccaaccctgtaggacagagtagacctgctctataggatttcaaagctgtaatctttacggaagcaggctgccacatctttctcccacagagcaggtaGTGGGTTCAAATTACTGACCTTGGGTTGGCAGcttagtgctttaaccactggtccaccagggctccgtgttgCAGACCCAGGAGGAGGAAATACTAGACTCAGGTTAGGGGGATGAGATCAGTCCATCCCCATTATCCATTTCCCAGAATCCTCTCCTGACCTTTCACGCACAGACAGCGATTTCCCAAGGAGGAAGCATAGATATCATGCTTCCTAGGGGAAGACAATGTGTTTTGATTATGGACATCTTTCATCCCAGGCATCTACTATTCCCTCTCTAGATGTTGACATctatattagtttcctactgctgctgtaacaaactgtCACAAACTTAGTGATCTGATTAAAAAAGAACATACAAAATTAATACCTTATAATTCTGTAAGTCAGAAGTCCGACACGGGTATCACTGGGCTAAGATTGAGGGTCAGCAGGACTGCATTTCTTtcaggaggctctaggggaggatctgtttccttctgttttccaGGCACCTGCATTCTTTGGCTCATGATTcctccctccatcttcaaagaTAACAACATTGCACCTCTCTGACACTTCTTTAGTATTCACAACTCCCTCTGTTTATAGCCAGTAAAAGTTCTCACTTTTTAAGAACTTATGATTAGAATGtgccccaccccccactcccccCCAACCCCGCAACGCCAAGATAATCCAGGAAATTTTTTCCATTCTCAAGGTCCTTGATTTTAATCATCTCTGAAAAGTCTCTTTAGTCATAGAAGGGTAACATATTTACAATTTCTGGGGACTGGGACATAGACATACTGAAAAACCATAAAGCCAAAACCATTGcgctcaagtcaattctgactcatagcgaccctatatgagagagcagaactgccccatagggtttccaaggagcagctggtgaattcgaactgccaatctgttCGTTaacagccgtaactcttaaccactgcttcaccagggcttcATATCTGGAGGTCATTATTGTGCCTATCACAACGTCTGAGGGAGGGAATCATCTCCCTGAATATTCTGGGAGAGGGAGCCCAGGACCTCCAACAGCCCTGTTATGGATGACAGAGTGAGGGTGGGTGGAGGACCAACATTCTACTGAAAAAAAGGTCATACTTCAGTAAGTAGGACACTTGCACCCTCTCTGTTTTATTTCCTAGGAACCTCTACAAGTACTTGCCTGTCACCCACAGAACCAAGCACCAAAACAGGTGAGCAAAAGAGACTTCTTAGTTTACTTCATGGATCTTTAGGGAGACAGAAGTCTCATGATCCATTTTTGGTTTTGCCACTTCTCACCTCTGTGACCTTGAGCTGGTCACCTCCCTTTTCTGATCCCCAGATTCTCCCTCACCTTTTGAAACCGTGGCCAGGATGGAAATCAGTAAAGCCTTTTAGTCTGTGATGCTCTGGGACCAAAGTTTCCTCTAAATGGGAGGTCAGAGTGAACCTGGCTTCCTGTCCAGGAATAATGACTACCCTGTCTCAGTCGGGGTCTGTGAGTATGAGAAAATGTGGGAACAGCAGGGATTTAAGGGAACACTGTGGATGTATTGTCTACCTGTCAGTGTTCTATGTGCTGAATAGGAAACAGTTAAGAAGAAAAAGCCCTGATTTTCATGAAATTCATGTTCCAGGAGTGTATGGAGAAAGAAGGGGGAATTAACAACTGATTGAATTACAAAATGTAAATGTTCTGCATAGACTTATAATAAGATGAagtgaaagaaataaaacaatgccAACCAATACAGAAAACTTCAGTGGATAATTTAGAGCGGTTGGTAGAGAAGACTGCACTGAGAGGGTAACATTGTGATCTTCATGATCAAGAGAACTACTCTTGACAAGTCTGGTGGAAGACTATTTACCACAGATGGAACAGATAGTGCAGTGAACCCAATGAGGCAATGAGCTGATGTGTTCCAACACTGTGCCCTGATGTGTGGTATATGAGAAAGAGTGGAGACAGGTAGACCAAAGCCAAATTATACAAAAGTTTAGAAGCAACGATAAAGAGCTTAGGTTTTACACTGACAGATGTGAAGTCATGTGAGTCCATTAAAATTTTTAATCAGGAAAGTCTCATGATCTGTGTGATATCTTAGAGATAACACTTTGGCAGATGTGAACAGAATTTATTTGAGGATATAGGGAGCATGAGTGGAAGCCAGGAGCCTGGCGGGAGACTATGGCAGCTATTTTTGAGAAAATTCATGGGACTTAGACATGAAAGGTGGTGGTGGAGAAGGATTTCAGTTGGTGGATTCAGAACATCTTCAAAGCAGACTCATTAGAAGGGAGATAAGAACCTAGTTCAGGTGTTTCCCAGATAGAAACCTTGGGCATACTCATTTCCCTCTGAGCCTCCCattcactgcttggaaactcatATTTGGGCTGGCAGAAGAAGGAAAGGACTAGGCAGGGAGCCTAGTGAGGGAGCATGGTACAGTCCTTGAAATACAAAAACTTTGGCATCAGACTCTTGGGATCAAATAATGGTTCTCCTAATTTAGTCGCTAAACTCACTAAACCTCAATTTTATTGACCAGAACATTAGGCTAAAGCCACCTCCCTCCCACACTTAGTCTAAAAAAAACTTGAACTCACAAATATGAAAGCCCCACTTACCCCAAAGATAGGCCTGGCAGAGAGTGTTCAGCAGATGCTAGACTACTTTGCTCACTCCCCTTCCATCTCCGAATGCCATTACCTACCCCACTTCAGTTATCTCTGGGAGGGGGGGTGTCAAGATTCTTCAGAGTGAGTTCAGAATCTCAGTCACCTGGACTAGGGGCATCCTCAGCCTCTGTCCACCTCCTTCTCAATTCCCAGAATGTGCAAATGTGGTGTGGTGAGGAGGTACAATGAGAAAGGTTGTTCAGATATAGTCGGTGCAGGTGGTATCCATTTAATTCAAACTCTGTAATGCCTTGCCTCATGGGGCAACACAAAAAAAGGAACATTAGAACCTAGCAGACCTGGCTTCAGAATTCCACTTACTGGCTCTTTGATTGGGTAACTGATTTCGCTTCTCTTGGATTTGTTTGTACATGTtggaaaatggataaataaattggtCTGGTTTAGAGTCGTTGTGAGAGTTTAAGAAACTAATGTAATGAGCCCAGTATAAACGGGCACGAAGTATGTGATAAATAAATAGACGTTGCTATCGGTTTCTTATTGACAGATTCACATTTTCCTCACGGACACCCCAGACAGCTGGACATCCTCATTGGACTCTCAGTGGTCTCCATATGCATTGTCATTTTCTTCCTTGCTCTTGTTTGTCACTGGTGCTCTACCAAAAGTAGTAAGTCTaaagacagaaacagagaaggaaggTATGATTGGGGCACAAAGATGTGTGTTCACTTCCTACAGGTTAAGCTGTGGTTCTTTGTGGAGGCCTTCCAAAGACAGCTCTGAGTCCCTTGCCCCTTCTCTATCTGGTTAACAACCGCTTCTTCTCCACTATCTCTTTCTTAACTTTAGAAAAGTCACTAGCCTGTAGGAGGTAATGATATATAAGAGTAGAAGTAGGATGGGAGTAATGGGATTGGAAGAGGATCCTGGTGCAGTCAACGTGGACCTGGGCTTGTTGATGGGGTGGTACTTTTAAGTGAGTAGGGTAGACTGAATGAGTAACCAGGGCACACCAGTGCTTCTTTCTGGCCTCGGTGTCCCCATCTCTGAAGTGACAGTATGGAAAAGCTCTCCCACAAGTCTTGAATTCATTTCCAGCCACAGATGCTTCTATTACGGACAGAGAGCCAAAGGAAGACCAAACGATGGATGATGAGGTGAGTTCTCTCCAACCCAACCTTCCACATCTTTAGCTCCTCCAAGTAACCAAAGACCCCAACTTCAGTTATTAAGTCCCATTCCTTATTGTTCACCTTCCTTTTTTCAGTACCTTACAGCAGAAGAACCAGAGGAGGCGATTTACGCCCAGTTGAACCACTGGACCCTCACACAGAGAAGAGTCACATCCACTTCCCTGAGTCCCAAATATTCATCACTTGAGCCCAGTATCTTCATGGGATGCTCTGAACACCAAGCCCAGACTCAGGCCAGACCTTGTCCCCAGGTCCTGTGCACACAGAGCATTACCAAGCAAGAACCTGTATCATATTCCTAGGAGGAGTTCATTCATggacactcttccttctcaaacaCAGCCTGACAGCTCCAAGATGACAACAGTGGCGTCTAGAGACTTGTAGGTTCATCTTTAAAATCCTAGTATCCCTTAGTAAACACCCAGATATTCTAGGAAACCTCCAGTGTAACTATCCAGCCATTTCAGAGCTTTTACTATCCTTACCCTAGCATTCTAAGAATTTAACCACAATTATCCCACTTCTTCTGAAGTTCTTTTGAAATAATTCTAGAATCTTAACACATTTACTCAGCTCATGAAAGCTTAAATTATTCAACTTAATTTTAAGTAATCAAAGTATGTTTTACATCTGTGATTTCCAACATGGTAGACAGTAGCCATTTGTGTCTAAATTGATTAAAACTAAATATTCAGTTTCTCAGTTGCACCAGTCACATTTCAAGTTTTCAAAAGTCACATGTTGCTAGTGGGTACTGTATTGCTGTATTGCACAGcacaaaatatagaacatttccattatcacAGAGGGTTCTATTGAACATCGCTGATCTAGACTGATGACCAAACATGAAGATGTATGGTCCATAGTCTCATGGAGCTGGATCTGATTCACAGGTAATGGCAGTATGTAATGTTTATGCATGAGAGATGGGGGCAGTGttggttcagtgggagaattctcaccttccatgcaggagaaaagacctgggttcaattcccagccaacgcacctcaagcacagccaccacccctctgtcagtggaggcttgtgcattCCTAGGGTGCTGAACAGGcttaagcagagcttccagactaagatgggtactgggaagaaaagcctggcaacctacttcagaCAAATCAGCCCACGaataccctgtggatcacaatgatctatccccaactgatcatgggaacgGGGCAGGAACTGGCaatatttcatttcattgtgtttgggattgccatgagttggggctgactcaatggaagctaacaacaacgtGTGCAAGAGGGTCATATCAAATTGGATGTGAGTACCAATTAGAATCTCTTCTAGCATGACTTATCAACTCTCCTCCTCATGGCAATTTCTGCTGGAGAGATTTCTACACAGCACTGATGTGAGAATGTCATGTTCCAAGGGATCTATAGACAGGATAATTGATATAACAGAAGTATCCACACAATGGATTACTTATATTTagctattaaaaatatatatatatatattaatacatAAAAAAGTGGATAAATTAAAAAACGTATCAGAGTGAAATAAACCTTACATAAAAAAGGACATAATGCATGATTCTAATTAAATTGGAAACAGTTGAAACTAATCTATGATGAAATATCAGTATAACATTTGCCTTAGGATGGTGGGGGCAGTAGTGGTCTGAAAAGGGGCATGAGTGGACTATTTGGAGTCAtgataatgttctatatcttgatagaTGTTTTAGTTTCTCATGTGAATGTatttgtgaaaattcatcaaaAACTGCAATTAAGGAGTGTGCATTTCATAACATGTAAGTTGTATCTCTTAACAATATGTAAGCATATAACGAACTTTCATTGTTGATATGCATGCTGACGTGTTTAGAGGATAATGTATAGGTGCCAGCAACTTATACTGAAATACGCTTAAAATAAGATAGTTTGCTGCATGGAGGATAATGGttcatatataataaagcacatatagTAAAATACCAATCAATTCTTCATACTTCTTTCTCCTGGATTCACAATTTCTACAATATAAACATTATCCTCCCCCCGGGTCATCTAAAGCAGAGAATGGAAGTTATCTTCAATTCTCTACTTATTCATCGTCTCACAACCAATATTTGTCAGACAATTTTACTTCCTGCAAGCCTGTTAAATCCACCTCTTGGTTCCATTGCCATCTTCCTTACCCCACCTTTCAAACCCTCAACGTTTGTTGCCTGTGTCAACCTATCAGCCTCCTTGAAGTCCCGTTTCCTATTCGAGTGTATCCATCTGCATTATCCCTGGAGAGTTTGTTCTCACATCCATCAATCACTCTTTTCCTTCTCTGCTGAAAATCTTTCCAttgatctttaattttttttttctcaaggtgAAGTCCAAGCTTCCCATTCAGATTTTCAAGGCTCTTCATTATTAAGCCAACCTAACTCTCCTAGCCTCATTTTTGACTGAATACCCTCTTGCTCTGATTATCAGTTGGCTattgctggcgcagtggttaagaccttggctgctaaccaaaacgccagcagttcgaatccaccagccactccttggaaaccctatagggcagttctactttgtcctatagagtcactatgagtcagaatcaactccagagcAACGGGTTTAGTTATTGCTGCATAAAAGAAGCCCTGGCACAATAGTTATGCGCTCAGCCTCTAACAAAAAATCGgctgttagaatccaccagctgcctgtgggagaaaagacctggtgatctgctcctgtaaagatcagagcctcaaaaaccctgtggagcagttctaccctgtcgtataagGTTattatgcgtcagaatcaacttgatggcacccaataacaacaacattgctgCATAGGGAGCAGTGACGGTTCACTGGTAGAAGTCTTACCTTCCATTCAGGACACCAGGGATCAATTCCCAGTTAACGACCCTCAAGCATAGTCTccgctcatctgtcagtggaggctttcatgttactgtgatgctgatcaggtttcagtgaaacttccagactaagccagactcggaagaaaggcctggcaatctgcttctgaaaatcagccaataaaaaccctatggatcataatgatctgatcccattgtgcacagCATCACCATGAAGCAGGGAATGACTggatggcaggtaacaacaactgCTGCATAACATACATTCACAAAACCTTGCTGACCTAAACCGGTAAGCATTTATTGCTCATGCATCAGGAGTCAACAGATGGCAGGCAATTCTGCTGAAATATCTGGAACTTGTTCAAATGTCTGAAGGTCAGTGAGCTGCCAGCTAATCTAGACAGTCTTGGAGGAGGGTAAGCCAGAAGGGATCCACCCCTCAGAAGGAAGGAGCCACTAGGGATCCAGAAGGAGCCAGGTGGGCAGAGGGAGGGACTTGGGGAGGACACAGGCAGACATAGGAGAGGAGCTCAGGTGGGGTTCCAGAGGCAGCCTGAccccttgtcttcttcctgtcaCATTTCAAGAAGCCTCTGGGAGTCGCAGTCCCCTGCACATGCAGCCCAACGAAACAGCTGATGAGTCACAGGGGCCTCTTTGTTCAGGGAGTACAGGCGCCCGCAGGCCTGTTTTGAGTATCTCCCAGAGTCCAGTGACCCTTGCATTCTCAGCTGCTTGTGGCCAGGGGAGCTGGGAGATGGACAGGAATGAGGACAGTGGCCCCAGGATTCCAGGGACTCTGGGGCTAGGGCTGGATAAGAGGTGGTGAGGTCACAGCAGAGGGCAGTGTTGGGGTCCAGCCTGGAAGAGGAGCAGCAAGCTGAAGTGTGAGACAGGCAGCCCCAGCTCTTCACCTCGTCCTGCCCCCAAGGAGGCTCCGAGGATCAGTACTTCACACCCTAGGAATTGGGCTCAGTGAGTGGTGCTGGTCTCTCATtcaagaggtgggggtgggggccccGGGGAACAGGAGCTGAACAATGCTGTTGGTTCAGGGATTCTGCAGACATGACTTGGACAAGCCCTTCCActatctgggcctcagtctccccattgTGAAAGGAGAGGCCTGGCCCAGATCTGACAGTTCCTTTCAGTTCTACACCGACTGTGCTCTCTGGAGACAAGAGGCCTCCTTGAGAAGCCTCTGCAGGACTGAGTTCCAGAGGTGATGGTGACATCATATGGGTCAGGAGAGAGGATAATGGTAGAGGCTAACATCAGTTTCTTCCCCATCTGCTCAGGGGGCTCAGCTCTGGGAGAGGCCT from Loxodonta africana isolate mLoxAfr1 chromosome 11, mLoxAfr1.hap2, whole genome shotgun sequence includes these protein-coding regions:
- the LOC111749568 gene encoding putative killer cell immunoglobulin-like receptor like protein KIR3DP1 isoform X1, whose translation is MDPKFISLLCLGFCLVQRIWAQVGESSLFPGCRDKPKLSAWPGPVIPLRGKVTLQCHSCFDFVKFKVVKKRGTPIPKLQNRLFKNSLTMSPVTAAHAGTYKCSVYYRNTLAWSAYSDPLEILITGVFTKPSIWAYPSPLVNSGGYVILHCRSEVLFGKFILHKEGDSQLSQQISKRLHNGNAGANFSMEPMIPVHAGTYRCYGSHSHSPYEWSAPSDPLELTVTGMYKKPSLLAQPSHVVMSGENVTLHCRSESSFDGYHLSKDGKTHESWLPGVQSHDGAFQGDFPLGPVSPAHGGTYRCYGSFHRSPYEWSYPSDPLHLLVTGTSTSTCLSPTEPSTKTDSHFPHGHPRQLDILIGLSVVSICIVIFFLALVCHWCSTKSTTDASITDREPKEDQTMDDEYLTAEEPEEAIYAQLNHWTLTQRRVTSTSLSPKYSSLEPSIFMGCSEHQAQTQARPCPQVLCTQSITKQEPVSYS
- the LOC111749568 gene encoding killer cell immunoglobulin-like receptor 2DS4 isoform X3, whose amino-acid sequence is MDPKFISLLCLGCRDKPKLSAWPGPVIPLRGKVTLQCHSCFDFVKFKVVKKRGTPIPKLQNRLFKNSLTMSPVTAAHAGTYKCSVYYRNTLAWSAYSDPLEILITGVFTKPSIWAYPSPLVNSGGYVILHCRSEVLFGKFILHKEGDSQLSQQISKRLHNGNAGANFSMEPMIPVHAGTYRCYGSHSHSPYEWSAPSDPLELTVTGMYKKPSLLAQPSHVVMSGENVTLHCRSESSFDGYHLSKDGKTHESWLPGVQSHDGAFQGDFPLGPVSPAHGGTYRCYGSFHRSPYEWSYPSDPLHLLVTGTSTSTCLSPTEPSTKTDSHFPHGHPRQLDILIGLSVVSICIVIFFLALVCHWCSTKSTTDASITDREPKEDQTMDDEYLTAEEPEEAIYAQLNHWTLTQRRVTSTSLSPKYSSLEPSIFMGCSEHQAQTQARPCPQVLCTQSITKQEPVSYS
- the LOC111749568 gene encoding putative killer cell immunoglobulin-like receptor like protein KIR3DP1 isoform X2 — its product is MDPKFISLLCLGFCLVQRIWAQVGCRDKPKLSAWPGPVIPLRGKVTLQCHSCFDFVKFKVVKKRGTPIPKLQNRLFKNSLTMSPVTAAHAGTYKCSVYYRNTLAWSAYSDPLEILITGVFTKPSIWAYPSPLVNSGGYVILHCRSEVLFGKFILHKEGDSQLSQQISKRLHNGNAGANFSMEPMIPVHAGTYRCYGSHSHSPYEWSAPSDPLELTVTGMYKKPSLLAQPSHVVMSGENVTLHCRSESSFDGYHLSKDGKTHESWLPGVQSHDGAFQGDFPLGPVSPAHGGTYRCYGSFHRSPYEWSYPSDPLHLLVTGTSTSTCLSPTEPSTKTDSHFPHGHPRQLDILIGLSVVSICIVIFFLALVCHWCSTKSTTDASITDREPKEDQTMDDEYLTAEEPEEAIYAQLNHWTLTQRRVTSTSLSPKYSSLEPSIFMGCSEHQAQTQARPCPQVLCTQSITKQEPVSYS
- the LOC111749568 gene encoding putative killer cell immunoglobulin-like receptor like protein KIR3DP1 isoform X5 translates to MDPKFISLLCLGFCLVQRIWAQVGESSLFPGCRDKPKLSAWPGPVIPLRGKVTLQCHSCFDFVKFKVVKKRGTPIPKLQNRLFKNSLTMSPVTAAHAGTYKCSVYYRNTLAWSAYSDPLEILITGVFTKPSIWAYPSPLVNSGGYVILHCRSEVLFGKFILHKEGDSQLSQQISKRLHNGNAGANFSMEPMIPVHAGTYRCYGSHSHSPYEWSAPSDPLELTVTGMYKKPSLLAQPSHVVMSGENVTLHCRSESSFDGYHLSKDGKTHESWLPGVQSHDGAFQGDFPLGPVSPAHGGTYRCYGSFHRSPYEWSYPSDPLHLLVTGTSTSTCLSPTEPSTKTDSPSPFETVARMEISKAF
- the LOC111749568 gene encoding putative killer cell immunoglobulin-like receptor like protein KIR3DP1 isoform X4; the protein is MDPKFISLLCLGFCLVQRIWAQVGESSLFPGCRDKPKLSAWPGPVIPLRGKVTLQCHSCFDFVKFKVVKKRGTPIPKLQNRLFKNSLTMSPVTAAHAGTYKCSVYYRNTLAWSAYSDPLEILITGVFTKPSIWAYPSPLVNSGGYVILHCRSEVLFGKFILHKEGDSQLSQQISKRLHNGNAGANFSMEPMIPVHAGTYRCYGSHSHSPYEWSAPSDPLELTVTGMYKKPSLLAQPSHVVMSGENVTLHCRSESSFDGYHLSKDGKTHESWLPGVQSHDGAFQGDFPLGPVSPAHGGTYRCYGSFHRSPYEWSYPSDPLHLLVTGTSTSTCLSPTEPSTKTATDASITDREPKEDQTMDDEYLTAEEPEEAIYAQLNHWTLTQRRVTSTSLSPKYSSLEPSIFMGCSEHQAQTQARPCPQVLCTQSITKQEPVSYS